The Ischnura elegans chromosome 10, ioIscEleg1.1, whole genome shotgun sequence genome contains the following window.
gcctcgatgacgtcatagGAGCATAACCATCACACAAAGCTATTGCTGTGATTGTttataatagttgccagcagttgtgagaacTTCGTTTGTGAAACGTGTTGATTGTTTCTattaaaagcaaaatatccgacaatagaggctcggaagccctcatattttgtattatttattaaattaattaattttaatatctgggtaagggcataaaatataaaactggagcagttaaaaacaaaaattttataatacctaaataacatcgttgtaggagtcagagccacggccattggaagggggatacgttacttgtaagttgatgttatcgatggcacatcattcatttaagtatgtaataagaacaattttgatgtttactcTTGTCCGCTTTGCTTACATAAACAATAACTTCAcccatttattcgtaggtaccggagaattcctcgtttaggactgcctgtgcttgtattatgaggtgaattcagtcaatgcAACTTTCGCTCACTGATTGGAGACATTTAGGAACattttttgtgacaaaatagtGTTATATTCAGTGTGACATCTCCccttaagctactgctaataatcacagtgccagtggttgtaatgcacaaagtttgacaaggttgaaaaatattttccaagagtTATTAGCGTTCCattgtgattgaattgtaaaaagtgctattatgctaaagataaatgtctaacagtaatgtaaaaattgtcagtggcgtgttcacctccatTGTTCACCATAGATATGACACTTCAAGATCAAGCTATCAAGAccaaaactgtgtgtgaagtttgttattctattatttcaatgaatagtagtgagaaaatagttgttttcatcataacgagctctgttaacgttgtaagttgtacgtgatgaatataagaatggtagtgacttccagtttttgataagagtatttgcctatttcccactatatttttatggtatatgctagtatattgtttatggattttcctatattattgaaataggttgtagcttgtgtgtgtgttggcagcggaaccgattcatGATCTCAAATGTGGATTGTGTgtagactgttttgctgtgaattcgtaccgtaggacggataggactaccttctccgctaatacaGCATTGCCatattcaacagcacagctcgtaCGCTTATGATCTTTATCCTttagtattacaagtttcttttacatcttgATTTGCCGCCGacatatagcaataatttgtcataacaaattccaagAGGGTCgaagcatcaatttttggtgtcctaacaccccctgccacacgccttttagaaggcttgcggggtattatgtatattatgtagatgtagatgaatttcaggtgtactattcgaacaagcggcaacgttatcatccatttttctgataactaaaacatacgaagtgaaacgcttgtccttcatcatcccgatgccgcattattaatatcccaagtaataatcgaggcacaatagcaataggaaaacttgcctaagaataacagaacaaaataatgtgacgatgagcggctaaatactccctcaaaacaaagtTTACAGCATGcactcagcgtatttcccaactccctacggttgtttaggcacctatgacgtcacgcctggcctttGCAGCGCTCGGGTATCTTcacgcagtggtcggctcagagaattttttctcgatttttaggtcaacttttttatttcttttgatgatgaatagaGAAACTTTAGGTATATTTGCGaactaatgtatccattttacttattcaaaatagtttttagagcaatcgacgccccatgcaagttccccattctttACTAAATCCAAACCATTCTGCCCCTCTTTCTCCATTGCTTATTTGTGAAGGGCTTTTGTTTGCCAGCGGGCCTGACAGCGTGTATGGCCCTGCAAGTTGCAAGGCTTGACAGCATTATAATATCAGCAACTCTATGGTACTAATATGCTCCACAGTGTTCACTTGTTTTTGAACATGAGTGTACGCATCTTGTGTTCCTTGTTTTGGCTCGGTGCttattcacaaaatattattaaatagtaaaattagtTTCCAATGCAGTTAGTCCCCAAAGATATTAAAGAGAGGCGAAACTACTCGTACAGTTCAAGAAAATTTTGTGGCTAAGTTCAAAGTCAatgcattcattaattatttctttcaatgaaaaccatgattttcatcaattttgtaatgtaacttaattattcttcttaattatacacgatgttgttgactcttttacttatttattcatctgcactggtaacttgtcaacaactttttacccttgacaaccctttgcttatttacaaacttcaacactttcccttgttgatttaaattaacatttcgttaaaacaattactattaacttcaacattttGGTTGGATAAGCAGATGATCTGTAAATAAATCAATTCTCAATGTTTAGCAAAAAATGAATGCTAGATATACAGCATGTTAGTAAATTAGCTTCATGCGGATCTAAGGGAAGCTGCCAGTGGGCTATCTGAAGAAATAATGTCAAGCAATTTTCAAGGATTAGAATTATCAACACTAAATCAACGTAACAGTATCAGGAAATAATCCCCAATAACATAGATGATTCTTTATAACCATAAAGGtggtatttaataatttaacataATAGTAAACAGCGTTAAATAGAGAATATATtgcaagttaataaaattataccatctgttttggattttgaaatttggatttaaattttcaaaaataaaatactctgaATTTCAACCAACCCTAATGAATGTTGATATACTGTTAAAATTTGGATTATAACAACATGTGACTGGAGTTTGACTAAAGCAAAGCAACAGCGAAGTACATCCCACTATGGCACTCcagtaatgtaaaataaaagtCAGAATTACAATGAATTGGTAGCAACTATTGTTAACAACAAAATAACATAATACTTACTGGTTAAACAGCATAGACAACATCATTTCATTCGTTTCATCCGGAAGATTCGTCAAAAATAGAATCTGATTTGGTGGCTGTTCTGGTACTGCAGACATTCCTCCAGGACCTAAGGTGGAAGAAAATTCAGTACAGTACAGTAGTAAACACAATCACTATTTGTactaaactagctgacccggtaCATGCCGTACTGCCTAattatcaatgaacagtttagttacactatTAATAAATCAAGATAGGCTGAACTgatgttaataatttttgacttattataatgaattaagaattttcaatgaaactacaaaaataagaattttaacgacttgttagaaacatattttctttattcaatctacataggGCTGACTGGGTCACCCACACACGGATTTATTTCAACGAATTTTCTAATATCTGATTTAACTTcggaaattttagacattgcaGTTTATAGATCAgttaataaaaccaaaattttatgcatatagCTGTTGGCCTATTTGCATTTTTAAccgtgaaaaaatgtttttgaggtCCAAGTCTTGCcccgttcttggggcaagtttacCCAATGCTAGCCTGaggcttgactgatgctcaatatCTCATGAAAATAGCCCCAAGAAGCAGCATTAATACGTCATGACTTGTGGCATGCTAGATATAACTTGGTTCGGAAAAGTGCAATGCGTAAACCTGCCCCAGTGCCTGATGTGTAAACATGCCCCAGTCTATCCTACACATTCGGCTTTATTCACTTAagtcaagtaccttctgatatacaacagtttttgctttgttgTCAGGCGGAAGAACAAATAAAGTGGATAGTTGACCAACACATGAACATGCAACATATACATaaacatgagaaaaacatggcgtTTCTAGATCCAGAGTACAAACACTCATCTTGTGATTTGATACTGGTCATCgcaaatgcaacacgaattgaaaatggaatttgTTTTCACTCAAAGAGCATATCGGTTTACATCatgggaatcctcggaatgagaacttcctcatctttgaattttcctttgagtatagtcgcgGGAATCAAATtggttattagtttttttaatcaccaaatgcgttccattgcatagttttggttggtttagttTTCGAAGCATCGTGAACACCGGAcctaccttcagctgtaaattgtgccgtggtaagccTCGTACATCTAAGGACTTAAAAAATTCAGATGgctagttggtgacttcatctttGTTTgctacacagtcaatagatttgaattaatgcagagtataaactatttgatcctgatttaccaagTTTCAGTCATCCACATCTTTTTTCGTAGCcaccaaaattgctcgctcaattaGCCAATAAGGCTTTTTGTAGTTATCAATCATATTCGTGAACTCTTTGTTGATAATCTCATCTTTTGACGATACCCAATTGCAAAACTCgcaaggaaataaaatcaatccgcTCAATTTGTCGACAGGCACACGGCCAGTActgtttgtcaacaattgcttggaggtTTGTTTACACACATGGTAGAGATGTGTTTGTTAACATCTCAATTCGAGCTGGGGTTAGCTTGAATTGAATGATACGTTAAATGTTTTAACAATTGaaatgttttactattgttaagaAGCTCAGTCATTTAATTGGTAGAAACAAATCACCTAGTTTTGACCAACTTGATAGCTTTTGCATtattaccaactcctaaaaaataaCCCTTAAATCAagatcaatttttttgtgaacttttactattttttaatgtttattctgttttCAGGGGCTGAGAggaatcaaaaaaaaaaacaaatatcattaacATCGGTACAGCCGTTCTTGAGTTATAAATGTTGTAACTAACACAATTTTTGACTTCTTTAATATACATAGATATAGAAGAAAATGCACATCACATCTTACAGTATGCCTGGGATGAAAAAGGCAACAAGAAAACAGTACAATGTACCACCAATAATACAACCCATTCAATCTACTGATCACAACAAACAACATTATTGCATAGTAAAGCAAAAGGACAGAGACAAAAAAAATCTCCATGAATATCTAATTTGGATTGCAATCCACAGTTGTTTTTGTGTTTTGTGTGCTTTGCTCAGCACACATTTTATAGGCACAATGTTTAAATGgttaaatgttatattttctctaaaaattctctttaaaaaacgGGCAATTAACTCCAGGCTGTATTCCAAAACACCAACTGTGCCCCATTATACCCTTTCACACTCATTGGATCACTAAGCTTCGTAAGTGGCATTGCATAATGCAACTCCAATTTGTTTTGTGATCCTGCCAGAATAGCTCAAGAGCAAAGAGCAAGAAGAGTTTGATCATACACCCTCACTAACTCCTAACCACCATCAATAGttaaagaaattaagataaaaaatttaaaaaccctTTCCCTACATCTGTTAAGTGCATTATTTGCACTCATTCACTAGAGAATGTGATGTATTCAAAACAAGAGCTTTAATATCAACTAACTTTTCTAAATTAATTGAGGCACCGAGTCAAGAACTTGGGAAATGCTTCCATTTCActattacctattttttctttatcctaTCAAAGTTAAATCTTTATAATAGCACActgtatgattaaaaaaatacgttataTTACTTAATaaacttgataaaaatatgcatgagggaaattccaaaaaaattgaactgagaatgaattacaaaaaaaaaacaaacaaataaatgcacTTTTCAAGATGACAAGACGATAATGTAGACCCTCTAAAGAAAGGCAGacacaagttttaaaaaaatcattccaagcACTTAAGGcccggttacacggtacattaacacgtacaagttaatgtacatttgcgtgaatgaATTTGGTGGACCAGAATggaatgaatgcatgaaccaaattagaatgggttctattttctgtgcatgcattcgcacaagttgggtggttacacggtgcattttggtgttcattctcacattcatgcatttagacattaacccgtacatgttaatgtattgtgtaaccaggccttttgATTTTATGATTGAATGATTTTAGGAGATGACAACACAGAAGAAGCAGAAATATAAGACTAGCCTCTCACTCTCTCAAAATCTCACGTACACACTTAACTGCTTGCAAGAGATTACCATATTAATTCCACAAATTGTCAGGTGCAATAAGCAAGATAAAATATAGAAGAAAGTAGTAAGACATTCTcagaaaaaaggagaaatattggCAGAAGATGGCACTGCTTGCAAATCCCAAAGGAAGATGACATAGAAGATCCCAAATGAGGTGTATTGTTAATGTATGAAAGAACTGGTAAAGACAGCCGTTGTAGAGATAAAGAGGCATAAAATGGAGCGAGATAGGAGCCTTGTTCATAAGGCCAAATTTGATTCAGAAATGGCCCTAGGTGAAGGATTAATAAGAGTATGCTTACCAGGCTGAACAGGAACACCTTGACCAAAACCTGCACCCATGAGAGAGGCTGGGCCACCAGCAGCAGGGGCTGCTGCTGCAGCCACATTGGCTGCACCTTGGAGCTGAAGTTGTTGCCTGGCCTGTTCCTTGGCTGCTTTCCTCTTTGCTTTCTTTGTATCTCCAGTGGTGGGTGTACCATTTGTCGCAGGGTCGTCTCCAGCAGGAATCACTACAGGACGTCTCCTCTTGGGACGTTCTTGGAATGTTCCCTTCATCTTTGCAATGATGTCGGAGTCTGTTTTGCAATACTGTATTCGCTAGCATAGAGTAATAAATATCCAATCGTCAAACAAGAAACATCACACTAAGATGGAAACTTTCACAGCAATGATATAAATCCTCAGTTATCCAAGAATGCCTCAGGCAGAACTTGGTATGGCCACATATCATATTTTCGGCATCTACTTGTGGTAGAATTTGCGAGCAAGGATAAATCATCACTGGATAAatggataaaatagaaaattatatcccataaaataagcttttcaaatTGTTAAAAGGAAAATACGCAATGAGGAGGGATCCGCATGTTCTCATTAAAAGTTGATCATCAGTTCTTTTCACAGAAAATAAGAACTATACCTCAGAGCACAAAAagcaagattttttaaaacatgaaaaatctaCATGAATAAAGATTACTCTTCCACACTCACTTATGTCAATCCAACATCAATAGTTGTAACAAAAATACTTACCATCGGTTTATCGTAAAATGGAAACCCCTGCATCGATCTCAAGGCGTTCGTTGAACTAGTGATTTCCTTGAAGATAACAAACGCCTGTCCcctcatttttaaagttttcatcgCGACGATGTCCAAAATCTGACCAAACTGGGAGAATATCGCATACAGCGACTTCTTAAGGTCTACTAGTAcgagaaaacaataaaaacagaGAATCACAAATATTGCAAGAGTAGGCAAATTCTTAACAAGGCACAAatcgaattttcaaaattatttataaatattattataccaAATCAGGAGGAAAACAATATTAAAAGAACAACAATCAAAACTTTCTTGGGAAAGGGTAGCATGGGGCCATGTATATGGAGAATATGGGTAATGAATACACACCTTCTTTCTTCACCTTCTCGTTGAGATTATTGATGTAAATAGTGTTATTCGGTCGAATATCCATCATTATTTTTCGAAATCCCCGTTTAAGTTCGAATgcctaatgaaaaaaatagaatttacatGAGCAAGTATCGAAATGGTAAACACTAAACGTAACCCACGCGCCGGTAAATACGGAGATAACCACCGTAAATCACTCATTGTGAAACAACAAGGTGAATTTAATATCATAAGAAACAAGTAAAATATTTACGATTAAGTAATTTGTCGATTAGATGCACATATTATTACCACCTAGCAAGCAGGCTTCCAAAATTGTCGTCACCGTTGATAAACACCAGCCACTATGCTTTCGATGAGAAAATGGCACTGACAAATCAATTACGAAAAATggacataaataataatttaaaacttctttaaacaataaaatttaaataataatgcgataaaaatattatttatatttgatattgaatatttaaattatcgTTACGTATACATATGTAGCATTTATCAATCGCATCTGGGTCCGAGAGTGCAAGCCATATTGTCAGACGAGGTCAGATGCCTAATGTAAAATGTTAGGGGAAGGAGTTTCATCTGTATAATTGCCTGAAATACATTGCTAATTGACGGTGTGTTGACTTTAAGTTCTTATTGTTAGGGCGACTTAAACCCATCTGCAAGTATGGTAAGTTGTAAACCATTATTTCGTATTTAGCACTTGTCTCTCCCTGTATACCTTCTCACTTAGTCACTAACTAATTATGATGATGTTTAATTATCAATATACTTATAATTCATTacaatggttaatattttatgactGTATTTCTTCTATCCCGCCTCCCGAACATATCATACATGTCATAGAACGCTATTTTGTAATTGTGTTGTCGGCTAAGGAATTGTTGCTGTATATATTTTGCAGAGTTTTTTCGGCTTTGGCCAAGGGGCCGAAATAGACATCGTCCTCGATGGCACTGAGAATAGGAAAATGGCAGAAATCAAATCTGAGGATGGAAAAAAAGAGCGTCATCTCCTTTATTACGATGGAGAAACAGTTTCAGGGAAGGTAACGTATCAGACCCAGAGCTGGGCGTAGCTTATGGTCTTGTGGTTTTCGATTATTCTGCATCTTTCATAGAGATTCACATGAGTGCTTGGGAAGCAGGCTGTTTcgaaagtttttttattgctcTCATTCTGTTTATTACAATCTTTAATTGTTTTGTCAAAAGTTTTATTCAGTTTATTAGTATACATACTTGCTTCAGGTGGTGGAGGAGTGTCTTTGATAAGAAACTAGATTATACCATTATTCTCCTtagtatttttttgtgatttatacAGCCACTAGTCTCAACGAAGCCACCATGATGGCtgattacataattatttttattatagttattatgattattgtttgaaTATGCTCTCTTATCATTTGTGGCTGCTGCTATAACACTTGAAcgttattttttcaacaatcgTATTAAATAAAGTTTTTGTTATCCACTTAAATACAAGCCTGATTTCCAAAGAGATGTTCATTTTTCATGCCTCTCATGGTATTTGGTCTTTTTTATATTCGAATCATGCATTAGGAAAAACATTCAGGATAAAGTATGCTCGTCATTGAACTATTGATAGTCCGTAATCTTGCTTCGTATTGGAAATTTTCCATCGCATAatgtcaaatgcatttttttcacaggTTAACGTGACCCTTAAAAAAATTGGGTCCCGACTTGAACATCAgggcataaaaattgaatttattggcCAAATTGAACTTTATTATGATCGGGGAAATCATCATGAATTCACATCGTTGGTGAAAGAGCTTGCTCGCCCTGGTGAACTATCAAATCATGTATCTTATCCTTTTGAGTTCCTTAATGTTGAAAAACCTTTTGAATCTTACACAGGCTCTAATGTTCGGCTACGGTGAGTGTTtactaatttattaattactctTCTCTTTATTTTCTCTGGTTATTAGGCTAATTCGTTGTCAGAAATACACTTTAGTTGACCATATCAGGATTAATCTTAAGACTAACACCAtgactatttaaaattatttaagttcaCTTCtagtttcatattttcatttgccGAGTAGGAATAAGTTGGAAAAGCTTGAGTGCAAGAAGTGTCTGTAGTAATTGAATTGATTCAATTGGTCATCTTTCGCTATAATCTTCATTTTTTGAGTGCTTGCTCATTCAATATTACATTACTCAAATCAATCACTTCCATCTGTAAGTTGACTTGAATGGGTCACTGCATTTCATGCTCAAACTCCCATGGTTCACCGAAATGGGGAGCTACCGGTCAATTATGTAAGTGTCAAAGGTGCTAAATCTCTTGTTGTAACAAGGCATTGGACTGATAAATTAATGCTTGACCATATGTATTGTTCAGCTCCCTTATTATGATTGACATTTATCATAATAACCAAAGGCCTGTTAACATAATACATTCACGCATAGTGTCAACTGACTGCATGAATGTTTTCAGTCGACCAGAATGGAACACGTACGAATgcaaaaaccaaattagaacaggttctattttctgtgcatgcattcgcacaagttgggtggttacatggtgcaattcggcgttcatacatttagacattaacctttaagtgttaatgtatcgtgtaaccaggccttaagaaatataTATTCGACCTTTTGGCAGTCATACTCGATCACTGAATTTATAGCATGGTTTTGGTGGAAATATGTGTATCTTCATTCCTCTTTCAAATACACTCTTTCCTGGAAATTTTCTAAGGTTTTGAGCTGTTGATACATGTATAACATAGATGAGGTAATGTTGGTTTCTAAAATttgtattgttaaaaatttttcagaggatataaatttgtaaaaaaaggtCATTGtccctattttatttttgtagataTTTCTTGAGGGTGACAATTGTTAGGAGGATATCCGATGTTGTTAGAGAGGTTGACCTTATAGTCCACACATTATCATCATATCCTGATATGAACAACTCTATCAAGATGGAAGTTGGAATAGAAGAATGTCTTCATATTGAGTTCGAGTACAATAAATCAAAGTAAGTCATGTATACAAGTAATGATTATTTGACTTTAATGCTTATGTTTGCAACCACTTCAGTTTTTATCAAATTATAGCAAGACATTTCTGTGAAAATCTTTGCTGGATAAAAACTCAAGCAGCAGACTGTGTCCACTAGTAGTATATGTCCCGTaaagaattgaagagcacaaatgttttgtttgtatgtttGGGGATTACCGAAATCCATAttaagcacacccattatctactcattagatgttgtaatatggacctccataTACACTGTTGGATATCATTGCAATGTTGTTTGGTGGGTCCTTTGGATGTTTGACGGATATCCATACAACATTACTTGGATTAACATAGATATTGCATGGATGTCATTTGCTaacacctaaaatatttttggtatattGATTGGGAATttaggaatattatttttatgattggaGGTGCGGTATAAAGTCAGGTTTTGTTACATTTTAGAACCGAACAGTATGTACTTTGTCTCTAGTTAATCATGGATAGAGTATTTGCATGAGTGAGGAATAAGACTGGAATGTTATTAGTCGGTTGGATTCTGTTGTCATGATTCTAACTTTCTGTTGCAAACTCTGTTCTTTGCTTGTTTTATATTAGAATGATTGTTAAATATTCGCTGTTTTGCA
Protein-coding sequences here:
- the LOC124167184 gene encoding U1 small nuclear ribonucleoprotein A isoform X2, with the protein product MMDIRPNNTIYINNLNEKVKKEDLKKSLYAIFSQFGQILDIVAMKTLKMRGQAFVIFKEITSSTNALRSMQGFPFYDKPMRIQYCKTDSDIIAKMKGTFQERPKRRRPVVIPAGDDPATNGTPTTGDTKKAKRKAAKEQARQQLQLQGAANVAAAAAPAAGGPASLMGAGFGQGVPVQPGPGGMSAVPEQPPNQILFLTNLPDETNEMMLSMLFNQFPGFKEVRLVPNRHDIAFVEFENEMQSAAAKDALQGFKITPSHAMKISFAKK
- the LOC124167184 gene encoding U1 small nuclear ribonucleoprotein A isoform X1, translating into MMDIRPNNTIYINNLNEKVKKEVDLKKSLYAIFSQFGQILDIVAMKTLKMRGQAFVIFKEITSSTNALRSMQGFPFYDKPMRIQYCKTDSDIIAKMKGTFQERPKRRRPVVIPAGDDPATNGTPTTGDTKKAKRKAAKEQARQQLQLQGAANVAAAAAPAAGGPASLMGAGFGQGVPVQPGPGGMSAVPEQPPNQILFLTNLPDETNEMMLSMLFNQFPGFKEVRLVPNRHDIAFVEFENEMQSAAAKDALQGFKITPSHAMKISFAKK